The following proteins are encoded in a genomic region of Halorhodospira halophila:
- a CDS encoding GNAT family N-acetyltransferase, with product MPFEQAATDWDRLFRRSGGNAFLSRAWQESLYRSLASASDRFEPRLITYNGEVRAALSLGGARRTWDHGVPLRRYALNETGCAALDRVGLEHNGLLAEADDQAPAFRALIEHLLERRDWDELLVGWVRADRWEALRQALEGLPLTPRIEERKPYFYVELTGIADVADYLSGLSANTRYQIRRAMRLYGGPEALDQEAARDAEQAIEWFEQLVRLHQRHWQMRRGFQGAFAHPRVLDFHRRLVRAAAPEGVVEIFRVRTPEHEIGYLYNLCAGGTVCNYQGGLNYSDDQRLKPGLVCHALAVAHAARQGWDRYDLLVGDSQYKRSLASHRGEMLRVRIQRPRWRLGVARAVDRLLDSSRERA from the coding sequence GTGCCCTTTGAGCAGGCGGCCACGGATTGGGATCGGCTCTTCCGCCGGTCCGGTGGCAACGCCTTCCTCTCCCGAGCCTGGCAGGAGTCGTTGTACCGGAGCCTGGCTTCGGCTTCCGACCGATTTGAGCCCCGCCTGATTACCTACAATGGGGAGGTACGTGCCGCACTCTCTCTGGGAGGGGCACGACGGACCTGGGATCACGGCGTGCCACTGCGCCGCTATGCCCTGAATGAAACGGGGTGTGCCGCACTGGATCGCGTCGGTCTGGAACACAACGGCCTGTTGGCGGAAGCCGACGATCAAGCGCCGGCCTTCCGTGCCCTGATTGAGCATCTCCTGGAGCGGCGCGACTGGGACGAATTGCTGGTCGGCTGGGTCCGCGCTGATCGGTGGGAGGCACTGCGTCAGGCGCTGGAAGGGCTCCCGCTCACCCCACGGATCGAGGAGCGCAAGCCGTACTTCTACGTAGAACTCACCGGTATCGCCGACGTCGCCGATTACCTGAGTGGGCTAAGCGCCAATACACGCTATCAGATCCGTCGTGCAATGCGGCTTTACGGCGGTCCTGAGGCCTTGGATCAGGAAGCGGCCCGGGACGCCGAGCAGGCCATCGAGTGGTTCGAGCAGCTGGTTCGCCTCCATCAACGGCATTGGCAGATGCGGCGCGGCTTCCAGGGGGCGTTTGCCCACCCCCGGGTGCTCGATTTCCATCGGCGTCTGGTCCGCGCGGCGGCGCCGGAGGGCGTCGTGGAGATCTTTCGGGTCCGCACGCCGGAGCATGAGATCGGCTATCTGTACAACCTTTGCGCCGGAGGTACAGTCTGCAATTATCAGGGCGGTTTAAACTACAGTGACGACCAGCGGTTGAAGCCCGGGTTGGTCTGCCATGCGCTCGCGGTAGCCCATGCCGCCCGACAGGGGTGGGATCGGTACGACCTGCTGGTCGGCGATAGCCAGTACAAGCGTAGCCTGGCAAGCCACCGGGGCGAAATGCTTCGGGTCCGCATTCAGCGCCCGCGCTGGCGGTTGGGCGTCGCACGCGCTGTGGACCGTCTGCTGGACAGCTCAAGGGAGCGAGCATGA
- a CDS encoding ATP-grasp fold amidoligase family protein, whose protein sequence is MSEEVEQESGVLGRAILRLAPRNRAGDRLVALLRFLRTHRRWPSSAMRLPDYLFRLKTSDTLLDPLRMLVTDKAWAKLYVRAQVGDSYNVPTLALLDSPEAVRQVQLPEQCCVKPTHLSGEVAFHTAESPVDRERLVNWLERNHYEPTREVNHRYLQPRVIVEPILFEDPELSDYKIFCYRGQPRLIQVDLDRHTRHTRALYTPEWQDLGASMLYPPADRAVPRPENLQEMLDLATALAAPFEFIRVDLYTDGQHCFVGELTNCPGSADEPFIPPEAEGPVSDRLFA, encoded by the coding sequence ATGAGTGAAGAGGTCGAACAGGAGAGCGGGGTGTTGGGTCGCGCGATCCTGCGGCTGGCGCCCCGGAACCGCGCCGGGGATCGGCTAGTGGCGCTGCTTCGATTCCTGCGGACCCACCGGCGCTGGCCATCCTCCGCCATGCGCCTGCCGGATTACCTTTTCCGGCTTAAGACCAGCGACACGCTGCTCGACCCCCTTCGCATGCTGGTGACCGACAAGGCCTGGGCCAAGCTCTACGTGCGGGCGCAGGTGGGGGACTCCTACAACGTTCCGACTTTGGCGTTGCTCGACTCGCCGGAAGCGGTGCGGCAGGTGCAGCTGCCGGAGCAGTGCTGTGTCAAGCCTACCCACCTCTCGGGCGAGGTGGCCTTCCACACGGCGGAGAGTCCGGTGGATCGCGAGCGCTTGGTCAATTGGCTTGAGCGCAACCACTACGAGCCAACCCGCGAGGTCAATCATCGGTATTTGCAGCCCCGTGTGATCGTCGAGCCGATCCTTTTCGAAGATCCCGAGCTCTCCGATTACAAGATCTTCTGCTACCGGGGCCAGCCGCGTCTCATCCAGGTGGATCTCGATCGGCATACACGCCACACCCGGGCACTCTACACGCCGGAGTGGCAGGATTTGGGGGCGTCCATGCTCTATCCGCCGGCGGATCGGGCGGTGCCGCGGCCCGAAAACCTGCAGGAGATGCTCGATCTGGCCACCGCCCTGGCCGCGCCGTTCGAGTTCATCCGCGTGGATCTGTACACGGATGGCCAGCACTGTTTCGTCGGCGAACTGACCAATTGCCCGGGTAGTGCCGACGAGCCGTTCATCCCGCCGGAGGCAGAGGGGCCGGTCTCCGATCGGCTGTTCGCATGA
- a CDS encoding VanZ family protein → MSYRACCIGAWLSLGVIAYATLLPFEFRDISVERAWEVYTSIGFHGITGGNQGQWVANVLLYVPLGFFWAAWLSHAVQGRAGQWVMGVLAALVALMTTMTIEFLQIWLPVRYPAIADMSGNFLGGVIGVVSWFALRGWLGGWLGHIRRGGPTALLVVVSAYVLAYTGLILLPFDLVLSPWAVAERLTSGAVHLWAQSAGCLADPSCVGFRGAELVASLPLGLLLVVLIPRVRREPWRLGMAAALAVAVGLELLNLFVASGVVEGRSAMMRAFGITLGIFIGRSMLTDASRLLAALRQWGPLLVAGAALPYTLLLVLGSHEFRPYHWDIDQAVDTLQSTRLLPFYYHYNVAEVAALRSMLFHLLLYAPLGVFAWLLALRVRATRYQIAAWAAGVAVSLAALVEFGKLFTEGGRPDSSSLVLAGLAAAGAVMLLDWLAFALTRRDAAAPAKAGRVIAGS, encoded by the coding sequence TTGAGCTACCGCGCCTGCTGCATAGGCGCGTGGCTCAGTTTGGGTGTGATCGCCTACGCTACACTCCTGCCGTTTGAGTTCCGTGACATCAGTGTGGAGCGGGCCTGGGAGGTCTACACCAGCATCGGATTCCACGGGATCACCGGGGGCAACCAAGGCCAATGGGTGGCCAACGTGCTGCTCTACGTACCGCTGGGGTTCTTCTGGGCGGCCTGGTTGTCGCACGCGGTTCAAGGTCGCGCAGGGCAGTGGGTGATGGGGGTGCTTGCGGCCCTGGTCGCGCTGATGACCACCATGACCATCGAGTTCCTGCAGATCTGGCTGCCGGTTCGTTACCCCGCCATTGCTGATATGAGCGGGAACTTCCTCGGTGGCGTTATCGGAGTGGTCAGTTGGTTTGCCCTGCGCGGTTGGCTCGGTGGCTGGCTTGGACACATACGTCGCGGCGGCCCCACGGCGCTGCTGGTGGTCGTTTCTGCATATGTCTTAGCTTACACCGGGCTGATCTTGTTGCCCTTTGATCTCGTGCTCAGCCCCTGGGCGGTTGCCGAGCGCCTGACATCCGGCGCGGTTCACCTATGGGCGCAAAGTGCGGGCTGCCTCGCGGATCCTTCCTGCGTAGGGTTTCGGGGGGCGGAGTTGGTGGCCAGCCTCCCGCTGGGCTTGTTGCTGGTCGTGCTGATCCCGCGCGTTCGGCGAGAGCCTTGGCGGCTTGGTATGGCGGCAGCGCTCGCGGTGGCCGTGGGCCTGGAGCTACTCAATCTTTTCGTGGCCTCCGGGGTCGTTGAAGGGCGTTCAGCAATGATGCGCGCTTTCGGCATCACCCTGGGGATCTTCATCGGAAGGAGCATGTTGACCGATGCCAGCCGCCTTTTGGCCGCTCTGCGGCAATGGGGGCCGCTCTTGGTCGCTGGTGCTGCGTTGCCTTATACGCTGCTCCTCGTGTTGGGTAGCCACGAGTTCCGACCCTACCATTGGGATATCGACCAAGCCGTTGACACCCTTCAAAGCACCCGTTTACTTCCGTTCTACTACCACTACAACGTCGCGGAAGTTGCGGCCCTACGCAGCATGCTCTTCCACCTGCTCCTCTATGCGCCGTTGGGTGTTTTTGCCTGGCTCCTGGCCTTGCGAGTACGGGCGACGCGTTATCAGATCGCAGCCTGGGCGGCCGGGGTTGCGGTGAGTCTCGCGGCGTTGGTGGAGTTCGGCAAGCTGTTCACGGAGGGGGGGCGCCCCGACTCCAGTTCGCTAGTGCTTGCCGGCCTTGCGGCAGCGGGTGCTGTGATGCTGCTCGATTGGTTGGCCTTCGCCCTCACGCGCAGGGACGCGGCGGCCCCGGCAAAAGCAGGGCGCGTGATTGCCGGCTCCTAG
- a CDS encoding acyl-CoA ligase (AMP-forming), exosortase A system-associated has product MAERLHDLLLAPAHEQAGRIALRQAGNPAAALRYEQLAEEVERTAAALLEQGLEPDDRVGVYLEKRLEAVVGLFAAAAAGGIAVPINPVLKPAQVAHILRDAGARFLITSTARSQTLQAEWAHCPTLEHIWWVEDAPAPDALPRGVAGHRWDQRPRCAPGPHPRRIERDAAMLLYTSGSTGLPKGVALSHRNLTAGAASVVAYLENDAEDRILAALPLSFDYGFSQLTTAFMVGAEVVLHDYLLPREVPQKVAEHGITGLAGVPPMWFDLAELPWPPAARASLRYLTNSGGALPRATLEALRRQLPEAKLYLMYGLTEAFRSTYLPPEELDARPDSIGRAIPNAEVQVVRPDGSACAPYEHGELIHRGPQVALGYWNAPEATAERFRPAPNRPAELPSREYAVWSGDTVYADEQGFLYFVGRTDELIKTSGYRVSPQEIEAAVLEISGVQECVAIGLPEPRLGQRIAAVIATDAGAGIDAETIRQACRSRLPSFMVPETIRIQGHGLPRTANGKIDRAALRDHLLDTEARDHAAP; this is encoded by the coding sequence ATGGCGGAACGACTCCACGACCTGCTCCTCGCCCCGGCCCACGAGCAAGCCGGCCGGATCGCGTTGCGCCAGGCCGGCAACCCGGCGGCGGCGCTTCGCTACGAACAACTCGCCGAGGAGGTCGAGCGCACCGCCGCCGCGCTGCTTGAGCAGGGCCTTGAGCCGGACGATCGGGTGGGAGTCTACCTGGAAAAGCGGCTGGAGGCGGTGGTGGGCCTTTTCGCGGCGGCGGCTGCCGGCGGCATCGCGGTACCCATCAACCCGGTCCTTAAACCCGCGCAGGTCGCCCATATCCTGCGCGATGCCGGCGCGCGCTTTCTGATCACCTCCACAGCCCGCAGCCAGACCCTCCAGGCCGAATGGGCACACTGCCCGACCCTCGAGCACATCTGGTGGGTGGAGGATGCGCCGGCGCCGGACGCTTTGCCCCGAGGCGTTGCGGGCCATCGCTGGGATCAGCGGCCGCGGTGCGCCCCTGGGCCACATCCCCGTCGTATCGAGCGCGATGCGGCGATGCTGCTCTACACCTCCGGCAGCACCGGTTTACCCAAAGGCGTGGCCCTCTCGCACCGCAACCTGACCGCCGGGGCCGCGAGTGTCGTCGCCTACCTGGAGAATGACGCCGAAGATCGCATCCTGGCAGCCCTGCCGCTGAGCTTCGACTACGGCTTCAGCCAGCTGACCACCGCCTTCATGGTAGGCGCTGAAGTCGTCCTTCACGACTACCTTTTGCCGCGGGAAGTCCCCCAAAAGGTGGCGGAGCACGGCATCACCGGGCTCGCAGGCGTCCCGCCCATGTGGTTCGACCTGGCCGAGCTGCCGTGGCCACCAGCCGCCCGCGCCAGCCTGCGCTACCTCACCAACTCCGGTGGGGCTCTGCCACGGGCGACGCTGGAGGCACTGCGCCGCCAGCTTCCGGAGGCGAAGCTCTACCTGATGTATGGACTGACCGAGGCGTTCCGCTCCACCTACCTGCCGCCCGAGGAGCTCGACGCCCGTCCGGATTCCATCGGCCGCGCCATTCCCAACGCCGAGGTCCAGGTGGTTCGGCCCGACGGCAGTGCTTGCGCCCCGTACGAGCACGGTGAGCTCATCCACCGTGGCCCGCAGGTGGCGCTGGGTTATTGGAACGCCCCGGAGGCCACCGCAGAGCGCTTCCGGCCCGCTCCCAACCGGCCGGCTGAGCTACCGTCCAGGGAATACGCTGTCTGGTCCGGCGACACGGTCTACGCCGATGAGCAGGGCTTCCTCTACTTCGTCGGACGTACCGACGAGCTGATCAAAACCTCGGGCTACCGGGTCAGCCCCCAGGAGATCGAGGCGGCGGTGCTAGAGATCTCGGGGGTCCAGGAGTGCGTGGCCATTGGCCTGCCGGAGCCGCGGTTGGGCCAACGCATCGCCGCGGTGATCGCCACCGACGCCGGGGCAGGCATCGACGCGGAGACGATCCGCCAGGCCTGCCGATCGCGCCTGCCCTCCTTCATGGTCCCGGAAACCATCCGGATCCAGGGGCACGGCCTCCCGCGAACCGCCAACGGCAAGATCGACCGTGCCGCCCTGCGCGACCATCTACTCGATACCGAGGCCCGCGATCATGCAGCGCCTTGA
- a CDS encoding chondroitinase-B domain-containing protein: protein MSDPTRAARKPTLAHLFLLTLIMGLLSHVAHAETVSVGDSDELETALREAQPGETIELRPGDYVLPSLTLRTDGEADAPITVQSVIPGKARIWSDHTTLMKLYGAHWHFRGLDFQGSRSANHAFHIVRGADDVVLEGNRFQNFHAAIKANGEGSPPSFPDRVRIHRNVFNNETARDTNQPVAAINVNGGRDWVITENFISDIGYAAERHGVSTSTAFVKGGAYGATFDRNVVICEWRHTGGYRAGMSFGGGGTGERYFDRRGMEHCRENCPEVRNSRMTNNIILNCPNHAGIYLNQAHDVLISNNTVYDAFGVIAQFPHTAARVQDNLMTGRVWTRRDAQVDTAGNLTSGWPGPWGYLPSVRSRLHAPEPGQEGSNSDGIEAALDWAVARTRDAVDWLGASRLGKGLNRYEDWLTAPAFGQLQPRDPEAILGRGHGDAGVDHDFCGQPREGAVDVGAIQYTAGDCTLQRELPRRHGELFAGLSQGDQRHPETPAAAQRDMAAPLDLPAPTRTLSATPESFSEKVAELRPGDALELEPGTYSGGLDLRGLEGTEERPIVIRGPERGEGQETAVLLGESGRNTVRFEDSAHIVLKNLELDGRGRNVSAVVAEATGDYAHDITLDGLSIHGYDGIRGNSGITTRSTAWNWVIRNSEIRRVGTGMYLGQPDGAPFIAGVIEGNQIAETLGYGMQIKHQDERTMVPGMPTDPQRTVIRGNTFDKAEGGERGSGARPNLLVGHFPTFGPGQHDQYLIHGNLFFENPHQRLFQGEGNVALYNNLFVNRHGVSGLGGDGAIFLRHNDVPKDLYVLNNTFVTEGFGLRIAEPDTDYEQIVQGNAIFSAEPLSLDGIEAPDNFTADLPAAWDKLVRADGSLEQLDLTPRAGALERDTELSWPKELPGLDRDYHGAQRSQSVWGALQARE from the coding sequence TTGAGCGATCCGACCCGAGCTGCCCGCAAACCCACCCTGGCCCACCTGTTTCTGCTTACCCTGATCATGGGTCTTCTCTCCCACGTCGCTCACGCGGAGACCGTCTCAGTCGGCGACAGCGACGAGCTTGAGACCGCGCTGCGTGAGGCGCAGCCGGGCGAGACGATCGAACTCCGCCCGGGCGACTATGTACTCCCCAGCCTGACCCTGCGGACGGACGGCGAAGCCGACGCCCCGATCACGGTTCAGTCAGTCATCCCTGGCAAGGCGCGGATCTGGTCGGACCACACCACGCTCATGAAGCTTTACGGTGCACATTGGCACTTCCGTGGGCTCGACTTCCAGGGGAGCCGGAGCGCCAACCATGCCTTCCACATCGTCCGGGGGGCCGACGATGTTGTTCTGGAAGGCAACCGCTTCCAGAACTTCCACGCGGCCATCAAGGCCAATGGGGAAGGCAGCCCACCCTCCTTCCCGGATCGCGTACGAATCCACCGGAACGTCTTTAACAACGAGACGGCGCGGGACACCAACCAACCCGTCGCCGCCATCAACGTCAATGGCGGGCGCGACTGGGTGATCACGGAGAACTTCATCAGCGACATCGGCTACGCGGCGGAGCGCCACGGCGTCAGCACCAGCACGGCGTTCGTCAAGGGCGGCGCCTACGGTGCCACGTTCGATCGCAATGTCGTCATCTGCGAGTGGCGACACACCGGCGGTTACCGGGCCGGCATGTCTTTCGGGGGCGGCGGCACCGGTGAGCGATACTTCGACCGCCGCGGCATGGAGCACTGCCGGGAGAACTGCCCGGAGGTGCGCAACAGCCGCATGACCAACAACATCATCCTCAACTGCCCCAACCACGCCGGCATCTACCTGAATCAGGCGCACGATGTCTTGATCAGCAACAACACCGTCTACGATGCCTTCGGTGTCATCGCCCAATTCCCCCACACGGCGGCACGCGTTCAGGACAATCTGATGACCGGCCGGGTATGGACCCGGCGGGACGCCCAAGTGGATACCGCTGGCAACCTGACCAGCGGCTGGCCCGGGCCCTGGGGCTACTTGCCCAGCGTGCGCAGCCGACTCCACGCCCCCGAGCCCGGCCAGGAGGGTAGCAACTCCGACGGCATCGAAGCCGCCCTGGACTGGGCCGTTGCACGGACCCGTGACGCCGTGGACTGGCTTGGCGCCTCGCGGCTGGGTAAAGGGTTGAACCGCTACGAGGACTGGCTGACCGCACCCGCCTTCGGACAACTACAACCACGGGACCCCGAGGCGATCCTCGGCCGGGGCCACGGCGACGCCGGTGTCGATCACGACTTCTGCGGGCAACCCAGAGAAGGTGCCGTGGACGTGGGGGCCATCCAGTACACGGCGGGCGACTGCACGCTCCAGCGGGAACTCCCCCGGCGCCACGGGGAGCTCTTTGCCGGTCTCAGCCAGGGGGATCAGCGCCACCCGGAAACGCCGGCAGCGGCTCAGAGAGACATGGCTGCCCCCCTCGACTTACCGGCGCCAACCCGCACCCTGTCAGCGACTCCGGAGAGCTTCTCCGAAAAGGTGGCCGAACTACGCCCCGGCGACGCCCTTGAGCTCGAACCGGGCACCTACTCCGGTGGCCTCGACCTGCGTGGCCTGGAAGGGACAGAAGAACGTCCCATCGTGATCCGCGGCCCGGAGAGGGGCGAGGGACAGGAAACCGCTGTGCTGCTTGGTGAATCAGGGCGAAACACGGTCCGCTTCGAGGATTCCGCCCACATCGTGCTGAAGAACCTGGAACTCGATGGCCGGGGCCGTAACGTCTCTGCGGTCGTGGCGGAGGCCACGGGCGATTACGCCCACGACATCACGCTCGATGGCCTGTCCATCCACGGCTATGACGGGATTCGCGGCAACTCCGGGATCACCACCCGCTCCACCGCGTGGAACTGGGTGATCCGCAACAGCGAGATCCGCCGCGTCGGAACGGGGATGTACCTGGGCCAGCCCGACGGGGCACCGTTTATCGCCGGCGTCATCGAGGGCAATCAGATCGCCGAAACCCTCGGCTATGGCATGCAGATCAAGCACCAGGACGAACGCACCATGGTCCCCGGCATGCCGACGGATCCTCAGCGCACTGTCATCCGTGGCAACACCTTTGACAAGGCCGAGGGCGGCGAGCGCGGCAGTGGCGCCCGCCCGAACCTCCTGGTGGGGCACTTCCCGACCTTCGGGCCGGGGCAGCACGACCAGTACCTGATCCACGGCAACCTCTTCTTTGAGAACCCGCACCAGCGCCTATTCCAGGGCGAGGGCAACGTCGCCCTCTATAACAACCTCTTTGTCAATCGACACGGGGTCTCCGGGTTGGGCGGGGATGGCGCGATCTTCCTGCGTCATAACGATGTACCCAAAGACCTCTACGTCCTCAACAACACGTTCGTCACCGAGGGATTCGGGCTGCGGATCGCCGAGCCGGATACGGACTACGAGCAGATCGTGCAGGGCAACGCGATCTTCTCCGCCGAGCCTTTGAGCCTCGATGGCATCGAGGCCCCCGACAACTTCACGGCCGACCTGCCAGCAGCCTGGGATAAACTGGTCCGCGCGGACGGCAGCTTAGAGCAGCTGGATCTGACACCCCGTGCGGGCGCCTTGGAACGGGACACCGAACTCTCCTGGCCCAAGGAGCTACCCGGGCTGGACCGGGATTACCATGGCGCCCAGCGGTCCCAATCGGTCTGGGGCGCGCTGCAGGCGCGGGAGTAA
- a CDS encoding polysaccharide deacetylase family protein: MSFPIAPSPAERAALAAAWLPLRLLAPGGSGALSILIYHRVLPERDPLRPGEPNQAEFAEQMGWVQALFRVLPLSEAVTALRRGRLPPRAACITFDDGYADNLHCALPVLRALGLPATCFVAADYLDGGVMFNDRIIEAVRALPKGETDLSAWGVGVWRIAGDEDRRRLAEAVIRSVKHLDGVEREERVARLVRESGVSLPRDLMMTTDGLRQLATGGFEIGAHTRSHPILSRVDDATARTEIGGSREVLEEVLSEPVRLFAYPNGQPGRDYTARDVQLVEACGFQAAVSTAWGAARRHADPLELPRFTPWDRHARGFAARMLRNLLIRRPETVTA; this comes from the coding sequence ATGAGTTTCCCCATCGCGCCTTCCCCGGCGGAGCGGGCCGCGCTGGCGGCGGCGTGGCTACCCTTGCGGCTCTTGGCGCCGGGGGGCAGCGGGGCATTGAGCATCCTGATCTACCACAGGGTCCTGCCCGAGCGGGATCCCCTGCGCCCCGGGGAGCCGAACCAGGCCGAGTTCGCCGAACAGATGGGCTGGGTCCAGGCGCTGTTCCGAGTCCTGCCGTTATCGGAGGCCGTGACCGCCCTGCGGCGCGGCCGGCTTCCCCCGCGGGCTGCCTGTATCACTTTTGACGACGGCTACGCCGACAACCTCCACTGCGCGCTCCCGGTTCTCCGCGCCCTGGGGCTTCCGGCCACCTGCTTCGTCGCTGCGGATTACCTAGACGGCGGGGTCATGTTCAATGATCGGATCATCGAGGCCGTGCGAGCTTTGCCCAAAGGGGAAACGGACCTGAGCGCCTGGGGGGTCGGCGTCTGGCGAATCGCCGGCGACGAGGATCGTCGCCGGTTGGCCGAGGCAGTGATTCGTAGTGTCAAGCACTTGGACGGGGTGGAGCGCGAAGAACGTGTGGCTCGGCTGGTACGCGAGAGCGGGGTCTCGCTGCCGCGAGATCTGATGATGACCACCGATGGCCTCCGTCAGTTGGCCACCGGTGGTTTCGAGATCGGCGCCCACACCCGCTCGCACCCCATCCTGAGCCGTGTCGATGATGCCACCGCTCGCACGGAAATCGGAGGCAGTCGCGAGGTCCTCGAGGAAGTGCTCAGTGAGCCGGTGCGGCTGTTCGCCTATCCGAACGGGCAGCCGGGGCGCGATTACACCGCGCGCGACGTGCAACTCGTCGAGGCTTGCGGCTTCCAGGCCGCGGTATCGACGGCGTGGGGGGCGGCGCGACGGCATGCCGACCCCCTTGAGCTCCCCCGTTTCACACCCTGGGATCGGCACGCCCGCGGCTTCGCGGCACGGATGCTGCGCAACCTCCTCATCCGTCGGCCAGAAACGGTCACCGCCTGA
- a CDS encoding pyridoxal-dependent decarboxylase, exosortase A system-associated, translated as MQRLEELPCMRTFTVRDGCLSLSGRPVPELVAEAGGTPVYLYDEAMLQTRLAELRGALPGDVAVHYAVKANPMPALLQYLADRVDGFDIASAGELERLRTIGVAPDRISFAGPGKRDEELAAAIAAGITLHIESAGELERVAELASRSEARPQVALRINPNFELKRSGMRMAGGPQPFGIDAECAPQLLQRMDALPVAFQGFHLFAGSQNLRTDLLIEALEPMFRLLGDLAAQAPGPVRQVTLGAGLGIPYFPGDQPVDLPAYARALDSCLAQRPESLQGTRIALELGRYLVGEAGVYIARVIDRKVSRGQVYLVIDGGMHHHLAASGNLGQVVRRNFPVAVANRMDEPAQETATVVGPLCTPLDRLAEQVELPTAEPGDLIAVFQSGAYGLTASPVHFLSHPLPRERLIPTIQEGSRRGHTR; from the coding sequence ATGCAGCGCCTTGAAGAACTGCCCTGCATGCGGACCTTCACGGTGCGCGACGGTTGCCTGAGCCTGAGCGGCAGACCGGTCCCTGAGCTGGTAGCCGAGGCCGGCGGGACACCGGTGTATCTGTACGACGAAGCCATGCTGCAGACGCGGCTGGCCGAACTCCGGGGCGCCCTCCCCGGCGATGTGGCCGTGCATTACGCCGTCAAGGCGAACCCCATGCCGGCGTTGCTACAGTACCTGGCCGATCGCGTGGACGGATTCGATATCGCCTCTGCCGGCGAGTTGGAGCGGCTGCGCACCATCGGTGTGGCCCCGGATCGGATCAGCTTTGCCGGCCCGGGCAAACGCGACGAAGAGCTTGCCGCTGCCATTGCGGCCGGGATCACGCTGCACATCGAGTCCGCCGGCGAACTGGAGCGGGTGGCGGAGCTGGCGTCCCGTTCCGAGGCGAGACCCCAGGTCGCCCTGCGCATCAACCCAAACTTTGAACTCAAACGCTCTGGCATGAGGATGGCCGGCGGCCCGCAGCCCTTTGGGATCGACGCCGAGTGCGCACCGCAGCTCCTGCAACGCATGGATGCGCTGCCGGTCGCCTTCCAGGGCTTCCACCTCTTCGCCGGTTCACAGAATCTGCGCACCGATCTGCTGATCGAGGCACTGGAGCCGATGTTCCGGCTCCTCGGCGACCTGGCCGCGCAGGCGCCGGGACCGGTTCGACAGGTCACCCTCGGGGCCGGACTCGGCATCCCCTACTTCCCGGGCGATCAGCCGGTGGACCTGCCCGCCTACGCCCGGGCACTGGATAGCTGCCTGGCCCAGCGCCCGGAAAGCCTTCAGGGAACCCGAATCGCCCTGGAGCTGGGCCGTTACCTGGTGGGTGAGGCCGGCGTCTATATCGCCCGCGTGATCGACCGCAAGGTCTCGCGCGGACAGGTCTATCTGGTCATCGACGGGGGCATGCACCACCACCTGGCGGCCTCCGGCAACCTCGGCCAGGTCGTGCGACGCAACTTCCCTGTGGCGGTGGCCAACCGGATGGACGAACCGGCCCAAGAGACCGCTACGGTGGTCGGCCCCCTGTGCACCCCCCTGGATCGCCTCGCCGAGCAGGTGGAACTCCCCACCGCCGAACCGGGGGATCTGATCGCCGTCTTCCAGTCGGGGGCTTACGGGCTGACGGCCAGTCCGGTGCATTTCCTCAGCCATCCCCTGCCGCGGGAGCGGCTGATTCCAACCATTCAGGAGGGTTCACGCCGTGGCCACACCCGTTGA
- a CDS encoding GNAT family N-acetyltransferase: MARLNTALILLNGVLRRLSRRMEAHRYYLLAQPVGQNRLLPANLRHAIRVEQARADAAILTRSGRPDEELRARAQAGAVCFVAYQDDEPSGFLWLHPGPHEERTHPCVLQPAPSGQAWLDLDIVILPHARHSLTFAALWDAANAYLREQDASWCQSRISAFNAHSLRAHQRLGARIIGSLTFVQLGRWHLVLGGPAPRLHLSAPDRGKPIVQLRAPCDT, encoded by the coding sequence ATGGCCCGCCTGAACACTGCGCTCATCCTCCTCAACGGCGTCCTAAGAAGGCTGTCACGGCGCATGGAGGCACATCGGTACTACCTGCTGGCGCAACCGGTGGGTCAGAACCGACTCCTGCCCGCCAACCTGCGCCATGCCATCCGAGTCGAGCAGGCCCGTGCCGATGCCGCGATCCTGACCCGGTCCGGGCGGCCAGACGAAGAGCTGCGGGCTCGCGCGCAGGCGGGCGCGGTCTGCTTCGTCGCGTACCAGGATGACGAGCCCAGCGGCTTCCTGTGGCTGCACCCCGGCCCCCACGAGGAGCGCACGCACCCCTGCGTCCTGCAGCCGGCACCTTCCGGGCAGGCCTGGCTTGATCTGGATATCGTGATCCTGCCTCATGCGAGGCACTCATTAACCTTCGCTGCCCTTTGGGATGCCGCCAATGCCTATCTGCGCGAGCAGGACGCATCCTGGTGCCAAAGCCGGATCTCGGCGTTCAACGCCCACTCCCTGCGAGCCCACCAACGGCTGGGAGCCCGAATCATCGGGAGCCTCACCTTCGTGCAGCTTGGACGCTGGCACTTGGTGCTGGGCGGCCCAGCACCAAGGTTACACCTGAGCGCGCCTGATCGTGGTAAACCGATTGTACAACTCCGGGCACCGTGCGATACCTGA